One window of Nostoc sp. C052 genomic DNA carries:
- a CDS encoding DUF1636 domain-containing protein, with product MTTTVNISPTSPLGVAEHTLFVCKTCASVWQNGKPFGESGGQKLLNQLQQLAQDWDLRDQFPIQEVECMSACNRSCVVAFTAKGKLTYLFGDLGVDGSASAVLQCASQYYGKADGLLPWSERPEGMKKGILAKIPPL from the coding sequence ATGACTACTACTGTAAATATTTCCCCAACCAGTCCCTTGGGTGTTGCTGAACATACTTTATTTGTTTGCAAAACTTGTGCCAGTGTTTGGCAAAATGGCAAACCTTTCGGTGAAAGTGGTGGTCAAAAACTTCTAAACCAACTTCAGCAGCTTGCACAAGATTGGGATTTACGAGATCAATTCCCTATTCAGGAAGTTGAATGTATGAGTGCTTGTAATCGTTCTTGTGTAGTCGCCTTTACTGCCAAAGGCAAATTAACATATTTATTTGGTGACTTAGGCGTTGATGGTAGTGCCTCTGCGGTACTGCAATGTGCTAGTCAATACTATGGCAAAGCAGATGGTTTACTGCCTTGGTCAGAGCGTCCAGAAGGAATGAAGAAGGGCATTTTAGCAAAAATTCCACCTTTATGA
- a CDS encoding pentapeptide repeat-containing protein, with product MNNQAQLKITEQKQRDDVLNSYIQNMKELLLKKNTLLDFKKDDVSTTLARTFTITTLNQLNNSEEDTQGRNLRKGLVLRFLSESLLINNELPIVQFGGSTLESANFSGASLSGHNFSNEDLSHADLTGADLSGATLKFAKLNGTNLTGANLKDATLNGATLSGTILKGADLSGAKFLDAKLEDVDLSQAKSLTSKQLEGLEGENPPLLCKVELPEGFPDKDKFKRDCEKIHNPVPTPKSTDKQSEVKPPDPKAAKEISELKGHQGSVAFSPDGQTLATSGDDETICLWNTKGQLLKTFKCQGNQTANRGINSIDFSPDGQYLVSDAGGKIRLWDLKSANLVTEVVASQKRLRSVKFNPKPKNGQQLASTGDDGIIHLWNLQGQSLTEEPSTRPNWRSVDPISEVSELAFSPDGQQIASAEASGIVRLLNLQEKLSHQFIEHIPHSVLSVAFSPDGKQLVSSCETGMFRSWSLPDYEVKNRFDDVNGVGFYSVAYGLGGKLIVVGDNKGYIRMWKVNSQKQSLPFWTSPDQKSKIRKVAFSPDGKMFATAADDGIVKLWQLE from the coding sequence ATGAATAATCAAGCACAGCTAAAGATTACTGAACAAAAACAGCGAGATGATGTGTTAAATAGCTACATTCAAAATATGAAGGAATTGTTGCTTAAAAAAAACACTTTACTAGATTTTAAAAAAGATGATGTTAGTACAACTCTTGCCCGCACTTTTACTATAACCACATTAAATCAACTCAATAATAGTGAAGAGGATACACAAGGTCGAAATCTCCGCAAAGGTTTGGTTCTTCGATTTTTATCGGAATCACTATTAATTAACAATGAACTTCCAATTGTCCAATTCGGAGGAAGCACCCTCGAAAGTGCCAATTTCAGCGGAGCCAGCCTCAGCGGTCACAACTTCAGCAATGAAGACCTCAGCCATGCTGACCTCACCGGTGCTGACCTCAGCGGTGCCACCCTCAAGTTCGCCAAACTCAACGGTACCAACCTCACCGGTGCCAACCTCAAGGATGCAACCCTCAACGGTGCCACCCTCAGCGGTACCATCCTCAAGGGTGCTGACCTCAGCGGTGCCAAATTTTTAGATGCTAAACTGGAAGATGTAGATTTAAGTCAAGCAAAATCGCTCACCTCAAAACAACTAGAGGGATTAGAGGGAGAAAACCCGCCGTTACTGTGCAAAGTCGAATTGCCCGAAGGATTCCCAGACAAAGACAAGTTCAAACGGGACTGTGAAAAAATACACAATCCAGTACCAACTCCCAAAAGTACCGACAAACAATCTGAAGTAAAGCCCCCCGATCCGAAAGCTGCGAAAGAGATTTCCGAATTGAAAGGGCATCAGGGTTCGGTTGCGTTTAGCCCCGATGGTCAAACCTTGGCGACCAGTGGAGATGACGAGACTATCTGCTTATGGAATACTAAAGGTCAGCTACTGAAGACATTTAAATGCCAAGGGAATCAAACTGCAAACAGGGGTATTAACAGTATTGACTTTAGCCCCGATGGTCAATACTTGGTCAGTGATGCAGGTGGCAAAATCCGCTTGTGGGACTTAAAGAGCGCAAACTTGGTGACTGAAGTCGTCGCAAGTCAAAAACGTCTCAGGAGCGTCAAATTTAATCCCAAGCCCAAGAATGGACAGCAACTAGCAAGCACTGGAGATGACGGCATTATTCACTTGTGGAACTTGCAGGGTCAATCTTTGACAGAAGAACCGTCTACCAGACCTAACTGGCGGTCAGTCGATCCAATCTCGGAAGTCTCGGAGTTAGCATTTAGCCCCGATGGTCAGCAAATAGCTAGCGCTGAAGCTAGCGGGATTGTTAGGTTGTTGAACTTGCAAGAGAAACTTTCGCATCAATTTATAGAACATATACCTCATTCTGTCCTTAGTGTTGCCTTTAGTCCAGATGGCAAGCAACTTGTCAGTAGTTGTGAAACAGGCATGTTTCGTTCCTGGAGTTTACCGGACTACGAGGTGAAAAATAGGTTCGATGATGTTAACGGTGTAGGATTTTATTCTGTCGCCTACGGCCTTGGTGGTAAGCTAATCGTCGTCGGGGATAATAAAGGATATATTAGAATGTGGAAAGTGAACAGTCAGAAACAGTCTCTACCATTTTGGACATCACCGGATCAAAAATCAAAAATTAGAAAAGTCGCTTTTAGTCCCGATGGCAAAATGTTTGCCACCGCAGCCGACGATGGAATAGTTAAATTGTGGCAACTTGAATGA